From Caldilineales bacterium, a single genomic window includes:
- a CDS encoding O-antigen ligase family protein has protein sequence MAETTEAGVQKMAGAGSARSRTADVAAALAAILFLATGIMGVWTAFDQASAWRRLALIAAGMVLMVVIWGVGRVWGERALAWLALGCAPAAGLLGAYFMLSFDWAGNGVKKLPGLYQVGLWIQATRPAVPVPENLHPNVAASGLSLLICLGAGGLIWLWLRRRGWVHKLLAALAALALAAAGLALVFTVARGAWLGLVAGILAAAYRRWQSRGQHSATARWLVRALAAVAVIGMAVALWLALTSSAFTPAGGGSNTVVNRLALWQHALDLIRDYPFTGSGLGSTMMVHAVYVMLIHVGFIPHMHNLFLQIAIEQGIFGLAAFLILLALALWRAWLAARSSGGILALAAAAAAIAMIVHGLADAGLYASRMVPLMFLPIGFGLGLTRPDPTPARRRLMPAILIVALSPAIALLLLLPFTRAAWQANLGAVEQSRIELSRYHWPKPRFIDQVRRESASDLAPAIAHYRAALALNPGQATANRRLGQIELSLGEYEAARQHLQRAYQTAPGQQATRASLGESYAIAGQSDEAIRLWRSVSNQLWWDFDWLLQQSLQLRWAWYRSLRENKRAEGIRQAGIEMGFKIGR, from the coding sequence ATGGCTGAGACAACCGAAGCTGGCGTCCAGAAGATGGCCGGGGCTGGCTCTGCCCGGTCTCGAACGGCTGATGTCGCGGCTGCACTGGCCGCCATCCTCTTCCTGGCGACGGGCATCATGGGTGTGTGGACGGCTTTCGACCAGGCTTCCGCCTGGCGCCGTCTGGCCTTGATTGCAGCCGGCATGGTGTTGATGGTGGTGATCTGGGGGGTGGGGCGGGTGTGGGGCGAGCGGGCTTTGGCATGGCTGGCGCTGGGCTGCGCCCCGGCTGCTGGGCTGCTGGGCGCGTATTTCATGCTCAGCTTCGATTGGGCCGGCAATGGTGTGAAAAAGCTGCCAGGGTTGTATCAGGTGGGGCTTTGGATACAGGCCACGCGGCCGGCCGTGCCCGTCCCCGAGAACTTGCACCCCAACGTCGCCGCTTCGGGTCTGAGTCTGCTCATCTGCCTGGGTGCAGGCGGACTGATCTGGCTGTGGCTGCGCCGACGCGGGTGGGTGCACAAGCTGTTGGCGGCGCTGGCCGCGCTGGCGCTGGCCGCGGCAGGGTTAGCGCTGGTGTTCACAGTGGCGCGCGGGGCCTGGTTGGGCTTGGTGGCAGGCATTCTGGCAGCCGCTTATCGGCGCTGGCAGAGCCGCGGCCAGCACAGCGCCACGGCCCGCTGGCTGGTGCGGGCGCTGGCGGCCGTCGCCGTCATTGGTATGGCTGTGGCCCTGTGGCTGGCGCTCACGTCATCCGCCTTCACGCCAGCAGGCGGCGGCTCGAACACCGTCGTCAATCGTCTGGCTTTGTGGCAACACGCACTCGACCTCATCCGCGACTATCCCTTCACCGGCAGCGGATTGGGCAGCACGATGATGGTGCATGCGGTCTATGTCATGCTCATCCATGTCGGTTTCATCCCCCACATGCACAACCTTTTCCTGCAAATCGCCATCGAGCAGGGGATCTTCGGGCTGGCTGCGTTTCTCATCCTCCTGGCTTTGGCCCTCTGGCGGGCATGGCTTGCCGCCCGCAGCAGTGGCGGCATCCTGGCCCTGGCAGCGGCGGCGGCGGCGATAGCGATGATCGTCCATGGGTTGGCCGACGCCGGCCTCTATGCCTCGCGCATGGTTCCGCTGATGTTCCTGCCCATCGGCTTCGGCCTGGGATTGACCCGCCCCGACCCGACCCCGGCCCGACGTCGCCTGATGCCGGCCATCCTCATCGTCGCCCTGTCCCCGGCCATTGCTCTCCTTTTGCTCCTGCCCTTCACCCGCGCTGCCTGGCAGGCCAACCTGGGCGCGGTCGAACAGTCGCGCATCGAACTCAGCCGCTACCACTGGCCCAAACCTCGCTTCATCGACCAGGTGCGCCGCGAGTCGGCCTCCGACCTGGCCCCGGCCATTGCCCACTACCGGGCGGCCCTGGCCCTGAACCCCGGCCAAGCCACAGCCAACCGCCGCCTGGGGCAGATCGAACTCTCGTTGGGCGAATACGAAGCCGCCCGCCAGCACTTACAGCGGGCCTATCAGACGGCGCCCGGCCAACAGGCCACACGGGCCAGCCTGGGCGAGAGCTATGCCATCGCCGGCCAAAGCGATGAAGCGATTCGACTCTGGCGTTCGGTCAGCAACCAGCTGTGGTGGGATTTCGACTGGCTGCTACAACAATCGCTGCAACTCCGCTGGGCATGGTATCGCAGCCTGCGCGAGAACAAACGCGCCGAGGGCATCCGCCAGGCCGGCATCGAAATGGGCTTCAAGATTGGAAGATAA
- a CDS encoding DNRLRE domain-containing protein, whose translation MFLSPDRSTFLQSIRRLLLGVGLLLVLWLAFGAFTRSNGQSGGGDPSAPAAIQATSTPTRTPTRRPTATRTPTRTPTRRATATRTPTRQLTATPTPQATATRTPTPPPPSAAGPFGAYFVFAGDQAVGGPQLATAGAKWAQIHIQWDEIERQPGQYDWSRLDARLTNLVNLGYRVTITVNGNPSWTALLRCGPLYPAGRTSLANFLKAAVARYSVAPYYVLHWSLYNEADNGDPVNYPWLGGCWGATHPNHAAGAGGAAYAAMLKEVYPAMKAANPQVKVLLTGLAFDWFTPIGLFDPNFLNDILAAGGGPYFDMINFHYFEGWKGSWRTSDRYDNGVVRKAERLRQIAAAYGVSKPLLITELGHPTDADDPEQDAKLSENLTARLVWELYVQSMSTDIYPIIWLQAVDEAWLPYSHGLLRADLTPKLSYTAFQAMTTHLAGAQFRTVRRDYASDVMGYDFLVNEQIKTVIWVTTETSKQQAFPLPAAGGALNVVDKLGGVQYIADGGAGDLDGSRNASVSITIDADPRLVSVSLIVPTSTPSPTVTVTATATRTATPNTSGTLVVAPVADTYLSSWNPDTNYGGSTIAALRPGVMPALFRFDLSALPANAAITQAELAVFTAGRTNANSLTAAAYRLLRAWEETQATANIAKTGQPWSAPLAAGAGDRESTALSSATLAATGWTTFDVTAAARGWQSNPAANFGVVLAATSADAVQYSLASREASPADQHPILTVRFTLVTPTATPTRTIGATSTATPTRAIGATSTVTPTRRPTKTPTATPGATATPTRRPTKTPTPTRTPTRRPTRTPTRVVAGLQDAVPTSQSASDLSASDLSASDLSASDLTPTATPETPDGITPTVTATPELEATATATPSPTSESLSATPVSTPSSELADDGATPTLTPTPTATAMATATPAADRIYRLFWPWQWQQFSLAVMRRAAGIE comes from the coding sequence ATGTTTCTCTCTCCCGATCGTTCGACATTTCTTCAGAGCATCCGCCGCCTGCTACTTGGCGTTGGCCTGCTGCTCGTGCTCTGGCTGGCCTTTGGGGCATTCACGCGCAGCAACGGGCAATCTGGGGGAGGTGATCCCTCCGCCCCGGCGGCGATCCAGGCCACCAGCACCCCCACCCGCACGCCCACCAGGCGGCCCACGGCCACCCGCACCCCTACCCGCACCCCCACCCGCCGGGCTACGGCCACCCGCACCCCCACCCGCCAGCTCACCGCCACACCCACCCCACAGGCCACTGCCACCCGCACCCCCACCCCCCCACCGCCCTCCGCTGCCGGTCCCTTTGGCGCCTATTTCGTCTTCGCCGGCGATCAAGCGGTGGGCGGCCCGCAGTTGGCGACTGCCGGCGCCAAATGGGCGCAGATCCACATCCAGTGGGATGAGATCGAACGACAACCGGGGCAGTACGACTGGTCGAGGCTCGACGCCCGTCTGACCAATCTTGTCAACCTGGGATACCGGGTCACGATCACGGTCAACGGCAACCCTTCCTGGACTGCGCTCTTGCGCTGCGGTCCGCTCTATCCAGCGGGCCGCACCAGCCTGGCCAACTTCCTCAAAGCGGCGGTCGCTCGTTACAGTGTGGCGCCTTACTATGTATTGCACTGGTCACTGTACAACGAAGCCGACAACGGCGACCCGGTCAACTATCCGTGGCTGGGTGGGTGTTGGGGAGCCACCCATCCCAATCACGCCGCCGGCGCCGGCGGCGCCGCCTATGCCGCCATGCTCAAGGAAGTCTACCCGGCCATGAAAGCTGCCAACCCCCAGGTGAAAGTGCTCCTCACCGGGCTGGCGTTCGATTGGTTCACCCCTATCGGTCTCTTCGACCCCAACTTCCTCAATGACATCCTGGCCGCGGGCGGCGGCCCCTACTTCGACATGATCAACTTCCACTACTTCGAAGGCTGGAAGGGGTCGTGGAGGACGTCGGACCGCTACGACAACGGCGTCGTGCGCAAAGCCGAGCGTCTGCGCCAGATAGCGGCCGCCTATGGCGTCAGCAAGCCGCTCCTGATCACCGAGCTTGGCCATCCCACCGACGCCGATGACCCAGAGCAAGACGCCAAGCTGAGCGAGAATCTCACGGCCCGCCTGGTCTGGGAGCTGTACGTCCAGTCCATGTCCACCGACATTTACCCCATCATCTGGCTGCAGGCCGTGGATGAGGCCTGGCTCCCTTACTCGCACGGTCTGCTGCGCGCAGACCTGACGCCCAAACTCAGCTACACAGCTTTTCAAGCCATGACGACCCACCTGGCCGGCGCCCAATTCCGCACGGTGCGCCGCGACTATGCCAGCGATGTCATGGGCTATGACTTCCTTGTCAACGAGCAGATCAAGACCGTCATCTGGGTGACCACCGAGACCTCCAAACAGCAAGCCTTTCCTCTGCCCGCGGCCGGCGGGGCTTTGAATGTGGTCGACAAGCTCGGCGGGGTGCAGTACATCGCCGATGGCGGGGCCGGCGACCTGGACGGAAGCCGCAACGCTTCGGTGAGCATCACCATCGACGCCGATCCGCGCCTGGTCAGCGTGTCGCTCATCGTGCCTACCTCGACGCCGTCGCCAACCGTGACGGTGACGGCCACCGCCACCCGCACAGCCACGCCCAACACCTCGGGGACCCTGGTCGTGGCGCCGGTGGCCGACACCTACCTCAGTTCCTGGAACCCCGATACCAACTACGGCGGCAGCACCATCGCCGCCTTACGTCCGGGCGTGATGCCGGCTCTGTTCCGCTTCGATCTCAGCGCCCTGCCGGCCAATGCCGCCATCACCCAGGCCGAACTGGCAGTCTTCACGGCTGGCCGCACCAACGCCAACTCGTTGACAGCCGCGGCCTATCGGCTGCTGCGCGCCTGGGAGGAGACGCAGGCGACCGCCAACATCGCCAAAACGGGTCAACCGTGGTCGGCGCCGCTGGCTGCCGGTGCGGGCGACCGCGAGAGCACGGCCCTTTCGTCCGCCACCCTGGCTGCGACTGGGTGGACGACGTTCGATGTGACCGCGGCTGCGCGCGGCTGGCAGAGCAACCCGGCGGCGAATTTCGGCGTGGTGCTGGCCGCCACCAGCGCCGATGCGGTGCAATACAGCCTCGCCTCGCGCGAAGCCTCACCTGCCGACCAGCACCCGATACTCACGGTTCGCTTCACCCTGGTCACCCCGACCGCCACACCCACCCGCACCATTGGCGCCACCTCGACCGCCACACCCACCCGCGCCATCGGGGCCACCTCGACCGTCACCCCCACCCGCCGACCCACCAAGACGCCCACCGCCACGCCCGGCGCCACCGCCACCCCCACCCGCCGGCCGACCAAAACCCCCACCCCCACCCGCACCCCCACCCGCCGGCCCACGCGCACCCCCACTCGCGTCGTCGCTGGCCTGCAGGATGCCGTCCCAACCAGCCAATCCGCGAGCGACCTCTCCGCGAGCGACCTCTCCGCGAGCGACCTCTCCGCGAGCGACCTCACCCCAACAGCCACGCCGGAGACGCCAGATGGGATCACGCCCACCGTAACGGCCACACCCGAACTGGAGGCCACAGCCACGGCCACGCCTTCGCCCACGTCAGAGTCACTATCTGCCACGCCCGTATCGACACCGTCGTCTGAGCTGGCCGACGATGGCGCCACCCCCACCCTCACGCCCACCCCCACTGCCACCGCCATGGCGACCGCCACCCCAGCCGCCGACAGGATCTATCGGCTCTTCTGGCCGTGGCAGTGGCAGCAATTCAGTCTGGCTGTGATGCGCCGGGCGGCCGGCATCGAATAG